Proteins encoded within one genomic window of Ideonella dechloratans:
- the edd gene encoding phosphogluconate dehydratase, with the protein MRPLHPVLAEVTARIDERSRGLRGAYLQRVDAMRQRPPASQRLGCANVAHAFAAMPGDERLKVVAERAPNLGVVTAYNDMLSAHRPYEGFPALIRQAAHAAGATVQVAGGVPAMCDGVTQGQPGMELSLFSRDTIAMGTAIALSHDVFDGALLLGICDKIVPGLLIGALHFGHLPCVFVPAGPMSSGLSNEAKAKVREQAAQGLVGRAELLAAEQAAYHGEGTCTFYGTANSNQMLLEAMGLHVPGAAFIHPHAPLREALTREAVDTVLALAARGGCIGHQVDARCIVNAMVALLATGGSTNHLIHWVAVARAAGHLIDWSDFSALSAVVPLLARVYPNGAADVNQFQAAGGPAFVIRELLQAGLMHPDVHTVVGEGLAAYGTVPGLGAQAEVVRAPVAAESGDAQVLRPASEPFSATGGLQLLTGNLGRAVIKVSAVPADRHVIEAPARVFDSQEALQAAFQAGELTGDFVAVVRFQGPQANGMPELHKLTPPLAVLQGRGQRVALVTDGRMSGASGKVSAAIHVWPEALTGGPLAKVQDGDLIRLDAEAGTLQALVPQAVWDARTPARRTHALAEDAAHGWGRELFAGMRQQVLTAEEGACTWVPRSPLG; encoded by the coding sequence ATGCGTCCATTGCACCCCGTTCTGGCCGAGGTCACGGCCCGCATCGACGAGCGCAGCCGGGGGCTGCGCGGTGCCTACCTCCAGCGTGTGGACGCGATGCGCCAGCGGCCTCCGGCATCGCAGCGCCTGGGGTGCGCCAACGTGGCCCATGCCTTTGCGGCCATGCCGGGCGATGAACGCCTGAAGGTGGTGGCCGAGCGCGCGCCCAACCTGGGCGTGGTCACGGCCTACAACGACATGCTGTCGGCCCACCGGCCCTACGAGGGATTCCCGGCGCTGATCCGTCAGGCCGCCCATGCGGCGGGGGCCACCGTCCAGGTGGCCGGCGGTGTGCCGGCCATGTGCGACGGGGTGACCCAGGGCCAACCGGGGATGGAGTTGTCGCTGTTCTCGCGCGACACCATCGCGATGGGCACGGCCATTGCGCTGTCGCACGACGTCTTCGACGGCGCACTGCTGCTGGGCATCTGCGACAAGATCGTGCCGGGCCTGCTGATCGGGGCCCTGCATTTCGGCCATCTGCCCTGCGTGTTCGTGCCGGCGGGTCCCATGAGTTCCGGCCTCTCGAACGAGGCCAAGGCCAAGGTGCGCGAGCAGGCGGCCCAGGGCCTGGTGGGTCGGGCCGAGTTGCTGGCGGCCGAGCAGGCGGCCTACCACGGCGAGGGGACCTGCACCTTCTACGGCACGGCCAACTCCAACCAGATGCTGCTGGAGGCCATGGGTCTGCATGTGCCGGGGGCCGCCTTCATCCACCCCCATGCACCGCTGCGCGAAGCCCTGACCCGGGAGGCGGTGGACACCGTGCTCGCCCTGGCGGCCCGTGGTGGCTGCATCGGTCACCAGGTGGACGCCCGCTGCATCGTCAATGCCATGGTGGCCCTGCTGGCCACCGGGGGCTCGACCAACCACCTGATCCACTGGGTGGCGGTCGCCCGGGCGGCGGGGCACCTGATCGACTGGAGCGACTTTTCCGCGCTTTCGGCCGTGGTGCCGCTGCTGGCCCGGGTCTATCCCAACGGCGCAGCAGACGTGAACCAGTTCCAGGCCGCTGGCGGGCCGGCCTTCGTCATCCGCGAGCTGCTGCAGGCCGGGTTGATGCACCCGGATGTGCACACCGTCGTGGGTGAGGGGCTGGCGGCCTACGGCACCGTGCCGGGCCTGGGCGCACAGGCCGAGGTCGTCCGTGCGCCGGTGGCGGCCGAAAGCGGCGATGCGCAGGTGCTGCGGCCGGCCTCCGAGCCGTTCTCGGCCACCGGGGGGCTGCAGCTGCTGACCGGCAACCTGGGGCGCGCGGTCATCAAGGTCTCGGCCGTGCCGGCCGACCGCCATGTCATCGAGGCGCCGGCCCGGGTCTTCGACAGCCAGGAGGCGCTGCAGGCGGCCTTTCAGGCCGGTGAGCTGACGGGGGATTTCGTGGCGGTGGTGCGCTTCCAGGGGCCGCAGGCCAACGGCATGCCCGAGTTGCACAAGCTCACGCCGCCGCTGGCGGTGCTGCAGGGGCGCGGCCAACGTGTGGCCCTGGTGACCGACGGACGCATGAGCGGGGCCTCCGGCAAGGTGTCTGCGGCCATCCATGTCTGGCCCGAAGCACTGACAGGAGGCCCCTTGGCCAAGGTTCAGGACGGCGACCTGATCCGACTGGATGCCGAGGCAGGCACCTTGCAGGCCCTGGTGCCGCAAGCGGTGTGGGACGCACGGACACCGGCCCGGCGGACCCATGCCCTGGCCGAGGATGCGGCCCATGGCTGGGGACGGGAGCTTTTC